Proteins from one Candidatus Poseidoniia archaeon genomic window:
- a CDS encoding DMT family transporter, which yields MLLTRGRLLVVAAAVCWSLSGFFLKAPAIQAIDPEARGLLVACWRSFFAAGGIALFVDWKQVRWRPGLLPLVGFFAAMNLLYVQAMTSSTDAGNVIFLQYLAPFWVLLGSAFWLNERLERANVAGIACGLAGVAVIGSAVIGNSQATGALLAVGAGVTYAGVIICLRYLREEDPGWLVFLCFVCSGLVLLPFVLTQERQLAGEEWVWVGALGTVQMALAYGLFANGVRHIKAQEASLISLIEPVLNPIWVLLAWGAVIDQRTIVGGGLILLGLVVRYARAEGTPCSNIDDTGVRRRERLGWGLVAFSAVGAVLMVQSGAPEAWSWGLFLPLAGGWLCIFEAWDRTCVFHAAFSTSEVGGAVCPIDEPQTAAQAKLQAWLLTLRAVAVAAAIIAVFDLVVGT from the coding sequence GTGCTGTTGACTCGGGGGCGGCTGCTGGTCGTGGCCGCGGCGGTCTGCTGGAGCCTCTCCGGCTTCTTCCTCAAGGCACCAGCCATCCAGGCCATCGACCCGGAGGCGCGCGGACTGCTGGTGGCGTGCTGGCGGTCGTTCTTCGCCGCGGGCGGGATAGCGCTCTTCGTCGACTGGAAACAGGTACGCTGGCGGCCGGGGCTGTTGCCGCTGGTCGGATTCTTCGCTGCGATGAATCTCCTGTACGTGCAGGCGATGACCTCGTCGACTGACGCGGGCAACGTCATCTTCCTGCAATATCTGGCACCCTTCTGGGTGCTGCTCGGTTCCGCGTTCTGGCTCAATGAGCGGCTTGAACGCGCAAACGTCGCGGGCATAGCGTGCGGGCTGGCGGGCGTCGCCGTGATTGGATCTGCCGTTATCGGCAACTCCCAAGCGACCGGTGCACTGCTGGCGGTCGGGGCGGGCGTGACCTATGCCGGCGTAATCATCTGCCTGCGCTACCTGCGAGAGGAAGATCCTGGCTGGCTTGTGTTTCTCTGCTTCGTCTGTAGTGGACTGGTTCTGCTGCCGTTCGTACTGACACAGGAGAGGCAGCTGGCGGGCGAAGAGTGGGTCTGGGTCGGGGCGCTCGGAACGGTACAGATGGCGCTCGCCTACGGGCTGTTCGCCAACGGCGTGCGCCACATCAAGGCGCAGGAGGCGTCGCTGATTTCACTTATCGAGCCGGTGCTGAATCCAATCTGGGTACTGCTAGCATGGGGCGCTGTCATCGACCAGCGCACCATCGTCGGCGGTGGACTCATCCTGCTGGGGCTGGTGGTTCGCTACGCACGCGCCGAGGGGACACCGTGCTCCAACATCGATGACACGGGCGTACGGAGACGCGAGCGACTCGGATGGGGACTGGTGGCATTCTCCGCCGTCGGGGCGGTATTGATGGTCCAGTCCGGTGCGCCGGAAGCATGGAGCTGGGGGCTGTTCCTGCCACTGGCGGGCGGGTGGCTCTGTATTTTCGAGGCGTGGGACCGCACCTGCGTCTTCCACGCCGCCTTTTCAACGAGCGAGGTTGGCGGTGCCGTCTGTCCCATTGACGAACCGCAGACGGCGGCGCAGGCGAAGCTGCAGGCGTGGCTGCTGACACTTCGTGCAGTCGCGGTCGCCGCGGCGATTATTGCGGTCTTCGACCTAGTGGTTGGAACTTGA
- a CDS encoding adenylyltransferase/cytidyltransferase family protein, whose protein sequence is MADYVRTGYLAGVFDYCHEGHVNIIRRASGECDALIVAVVADNFASRYKAQTIRYDEQWRLAAVEALDIAQHVVLVDNNDHEPFYREYGVTHLFHGTDWEKEPYIDFMGRAAIDRGNIQVVMLPHTPGISSSQLREREMSAPGEDTD, encoded by the coding sequence ATGGCTGACTACGTGCGGACAGGATACCTGGCAGGGGTCTTCGATTACTGTCATGAGGGGCACGTAAACATAATTCGTCGGGCATCAGGGGAATGCGATGCCCTCATCGTAGCGGTGGTAGCAGACAACTTTGCATCCCGCTACAAGGCCCAGACGATCAGGTATGACGAGCAGTGGCGACTGGCCGCTGTCGAGGCTCTGGATATCGCCCAGCATGTAGTGCTGGTCGATAACAACGACCATGAACCATTCTATCGCGAATACGGGGTTACACACCTGTTCCACGGCACCGACTGGGAGAAGGAGCCCTACATCGATTTCATGGGGCGGGCGGCAATCGACCGAGGGAATATCCAGGTAGTCATGCTGCCCCACACTCCCGGCATCAGTAGCAGCCAGTTGCGTGAGCGAGAAATGTCAGCCCCCGGAGAGGACACGGACTGA
- a CDS encoding glycosyltransferase family 4 protein, whose amino-acid sequence MTSSLRIAVVSSARSIHTIRWVEWLKGHGHEVALFSLVEGDGATHFGPEPPLDRRYLFTLGSAVRRTTGRLRRMLDDFAPQVVHGFNLVNHGNYAVRAGHHPVVVTALGSDVLLAPDESWLLSRIVHKTALRADRVIAPPVLVENLRKWKIDEKRLLSLIFGVDCDLFKPGRKELLVLFSRGFRDVYDPLCLARAIPEVIREVPEARFILAGNGPLREEVAEMLEDAGPNVSLPGLLPENELANLMGRARAVVTPALSDSIPLTALEAMASGAVLVASDIKANHQWASTSAPVLLFPPGDADALAKALVRALTEGGLSQQALEQGPPLVDANWRWDEAAATVEALYHELCSSRA is encoded by the coding sequence GTGACTTCTTCGCTGCGTATTGCCGTGGTGTCCAGCGCCCGCAGCATCCATACCATCCGCTGGGTGGAGTGGCTCAAGGGTCACGGCCACGAAGTGGCGCTCTTTTCGCTCGTGGAGGGCGATGGTGCAACCCATTTTGGTCCAGAGCCGCCGCTTGACCGCCGCTACCTCTTCACCCTCGGAAGTGCCGTGCGCCGGACCACCGGCCGGTTGCGAAGGATGCTGGATGATTTTGCTCCGCAAGTCGTGCACGGGTTCAATCTTGTCAATCATGGAAATTATGCGGTCAGGGCCGGCCACCATCCTGTGGTGGTCACGGCTCTGGGCTCTGACGTCCTGTTAGCTCCGGATGAATCATGGCTACTGTCGAGAATAGTCCATAAAACTGCTCTGAGGGCGGACCGGGTGATTGCTCCGCCGGTTCTCGTGGAGAACCTGCGGAAATGGAAGATTGACGAGAAACGTTTGCTTTCCCTCATATTTGGAGTAGATTGTGATTTGTTCAAGCCGGGTCGCAAGGAACTCTTGGTGTTATTCAGCCGTGGTTTCCGGGACGTTTACGACCCTCTTTGCCTGGCAAGAGCCATTCCCGAGGTCATCAGGGAGGTCCCAGAGGCACGATTCATCCTAGCTGGTAACGGGCCACTTCGGGAGGAAGTTGCGGAGATGCTAGAAGATGCCGGTCCAAACGTCAGCCTTCCCGGTCTCTTGCCGGAAAATGAGTTGGCAAATCTCATGGGCCGGGCGAGGGCGGTGGTTACTCCAGCCCTTTCCGACAGCATCCCGCTGACGGCTCTCGAAGCAATGGCTTCCGGGGCAGTCCTGGTTGCCAGCGACATCAAGGCCAACCATCAATGGGCGTCTACCAGCGCGCCGGTGCTCCTGTTTCCTCCTGGTGATGCGGATGCGCTGGCGAAGGCACTGGTTCGCGCGCTCACCGAAGGGGGGCTGTCGCAACAGGCGCTGGAGCAGGGGCCGCCGCTCGTTGACGCAAACTGGCGCTGGGACGAAGCGGCCGCAACCGTTGAAGCACTGTATCACGAACTTTGCAGCAGTCGCGCGTAG
- a CDS encoding thioredoxin family protein, whose product MERLTGTDFDGTKLSRDGTLAVTFSAKWCPYCRDFMAEFKTAELSVEKAMGDVTDEESALWDDFELNVVPTMVLFRDGVAVWRRDGTRHVGLNGADIDALRAAL is encoded by the coding sequence ATGGAACGGCTCACAGGCACTGATTTTGATGGTACAAAGCTATCCCGCGATGGCACGCTGGCGGTCACTTTCTCTGCCAAATGGTGCCCCTACTGCCGCGATTTCATGGCCGAGTTCAAGACAGCAGAGCTTTCAGTGGAGAAGGCAATGGGCGACGTCACCGACGAAGAGAGCGCGCTCTGGGACGATTTCGAGCTCAATGTTGTACCGACGATGGTGCTGTTCCGCGACGGCGTGGCCGTATGGCGTCGTGACGGCACACGGCACGTGGGCCTTAACGGAGCAGATATCGATGCTCTGCGGGCGGCGCTTTAA
- a CDS encoding glycosyltransferase family 4 protein, translating into MARIGVICDREFLKPFDQRVWKEARTLADAGYDVEILTPHTCNEVQVVDGLMVRCVSTAGPPGATALRLLRLALRGRYDAFHCHELDPLLYALLLRPLTGKPVVWDCHEYMVPMKRELQGPLAAQLTALALEVAAPRASAIVTVDNRLGRRLARYGRILVLPNYPRLANFPSVSSSRPDGPPVMLYVGSLTERRGILVMLEALRLLRKSFDVRLMIAGGFYDDNLEQKCHTFDREHDLQVEWLGWVDHRELAGVVSQASLGLSLLQPTERYLKGLPTKIFEYLIMGLPVLSARGPLLDRLIALSAAGLSIESTSPATVAAGMRELLSRDDLATMASKGQHIARKLFTWDARQGKLPELYARLLQSS; encoded by the coding sequence GTGGCGCGCATCGGGGTAATCTGCGACCGCGAATTCCTGAAACCGTTCGACCAGCGCGTCTGGAAGGAGGCGCGCACGCTGGCCGACGCGGGCTACGACGTGGAAATTTTAACGCCCCACACATGCAATGAGGTGCAGGTGGTGGATGGCCTTATGGTGCGCTGCGTCTCGACCGCCGGCCCGCCCGGGGCGACCGCGCTGCGGCTGCTGCGGCTGGCGCTGCGCGGGCGCTACGATGCGTTCCACTGCCACGAGCTGGACCCGCTACTCTACGCGCTGCTTCTGCGACCGCTGACCGGGAAGCCGGTGGTATGGGACTGCCACGAGTACATGGTGCCGATGAAGCGTGAGCTGCAGGGGCCGCTGGCAGCGCAACTGACGGCGCTTGCCCTCGAAGTGGCTGCGCCTCGTGCCAGCGCCATCGTCACGGTTGACAACAGGCTTGGCCGCCGTCTTGCCAGGTATGGCCGGATTCTGGTCCTGCCCAACTATCCCCGCCTGGCGAACTTTCCATCAGTTTCCAGTTCCAGACCGGACGGTCCCCCGGTGATGCTCTATGTCGGTAGCCTGACCGAGCGCCGTGGTATCTTGGTGATGCTGGAGGCGTTGCGCCTGCTCCGGAAGTCATTTGACGTCCGACTGATGATTGCCGGTGGATTCTATGACGATAATCTGGAACAGAAATGCCATACGTTCGACCGGGAGCATGACTTGCAGGTGGAGTGGCTCGGGTGGGTAGACCACCGGGAACTGGCCGGAGTGGTGTCGCAGGCTAGCCTGGGATTGTCCCTGCTCCAGCCCACCGAGCGGTACCTGAAGGGACTGCCGACCAAGATTTTCGAATACCTGATTATGGGGCTCCCCGTCCTTTCGGCACGGGGACCGCTGCTGGACCGCCTGATTGCGTTGTCTGCCGCCGGCCTGTCAATAGAGTCCACGAGTCCCGCGACTGTGGCGGCTGGTATGCGGGAGCTGCTGTCCCGGGATGACCTGGCAACAATGGCCTCGAAGGGTCAACACATCGCACGAAAACTATTCACCTGGGATGCACGACAGGGCAAGCTGCCTGAGCTCTACGCGCGACTGCTGCAAAGTTCGTGA
- the lonB gene encoding ATP-dependent protease LonB produces the protein MAKKAKPLADPRKWVKKLDLEDTSDIAVPKQLVDQVIGQEPAVDIIRKAADQRRHVMLIGDPGTGKSMLGNAMAELLPPEELQDVLVYHNPEDNNEPRVRVVPSGKGKEIVDVQKAQAMLERERKSKSQMLIVFTIVAFGILWFATTGFKEPMVIFYSLIAAAFIFMALRYTNQRQENALVPKGLVLHDRDDGAPFVDATASHAGALLGDVRHDPFQSGGLETPAHDRVEAGGIHRAHRGVLFCDEINLLRMESQQSLLTAIQEKEFPITGQSERSAGAMTKTEPVPCDFVLVAAGNLDAIQGMHPALRSRIRGYGYEVFMNSTIPDTQENREKYVRFIAQEVAKDQKIPHFTREAIGEVLVEAQRRAGRQKHLSLRLRELGGLVRVAGDIARELDAETVTAEHVVRAKQIARPLEQQVVDRYVERRRDYKTYITEGAHVGMVNGLAVMGADSGLSEMSGILMPIVAEVTPAASRSEGRTVATGKLGEIAKEAVQNVSALVKKYTGEDISKYDIHVQFVGAYEGVEGDSASVSIAAAVISALEEAEVDQSIALTGSLSVRGQVLPVGGVTAKIEAAAEVGIRKVLIPEANMQDVLLESHYRDKIEVVPVATLKDVLDNILIAGPGKEGLLEKLALARFLPGKLPGTLPSAA, from the coding sequence ATGGCGAAGAAGGCGAAGCCGCTGGCGGACCCGCGCAAGTGGGTCAAGAAGCTCGACCTCGAGGATACGAGCGACATCGCGGTGCCGAAGCAGCTGGTCGACCAGGTCATCGGGCAGGAGCCGGCGGTCGACATCATCCGCAAGGCGGCCGACCAGCGGCGCCACGTGATGCTCATCGGCGACCCCGGCACCGGCAAGTCGATGCTCGGCAACGCCATGGCCGAGCTGCTGCCGCCGGAAGAATTGCAGGACGTGCTGGTCTACCACAACCCCGAGGACAACAACGAGCCGCGCGTGCGGGTCGTCCCGTCGGGCAAGGGCAAGGAAATCGTCGATGTCCAGAAGGCGCAGGCGATGCTCGAGCGCGAACGCAAGTCGAAGTCGCAGATGCTCATCGTCTTCACGATAGTCGCCTTCGGGATTCTCTGGTTCGCGACGACCGGCTTCAAGGAGCCGATGGTCATCTTCTACTCGCTCATCGCCGCCGCCTTCATCTTCATGGCGCTGCGCTACACCAACCAGCGGCAGGAGAACGCGCTGGTTCCCAAGGGGCTGGTGCTCCACGACCGCGACGACGGCGCGCCCTTCGTCGACGCTACCGCTTCGCACGCCGGAGCGCTGCTGGGCGACGTGCGGCACGACCCGTTCCAGTCGGGCGGTCTCGAGACGCCGGCGCACGACCGCGTCGAGGCGGGTGGGATTCACCGCGCGCACCGCGGCGTGCTTTTCTGCGATGAAATCAATTTGCTGCGGATGGAGTCGCAGCAGTCGCTGCTGACCGCCATCCAGGAGAAGGAGTTCCCCATCACCGGCCAGTCGGAGCGCTCCGCCGGTGCGATGACGAAAACGGAGCCGGTGCCGTGCGACTTCGTGCTGGTGGCGGCGGGCAACCTTGACGCTATCCAGGGCATGCACCCGGCGCTGCGCAGCCGCATCCGCGGCTACGGCTACGAGGTGTTCATGAATTCGACGATTCCCGACACGCAGGAGAACCGCGAGAAATACGTCCGCTTCATCGCGCAGGAAGTCGCCAAGGACCAGAAAATCCCCCACTTCACGCGCGAGGCGATTGGCGAAGTGCTGGTCGAGGCGCAGCGGCGCGCCGGCCGCCAGAAGCATCTCTCGCTGCGGCTGCGCGAGCTGGGAGGGCTGGTACGCGTCGCGGGCGACATCGCGCGCGAGCTGGACGCCGAGACGGTCACGGCGGAGCACGTCGTGCGCGCCAAGCAGATTGCGCGACCGCTGGAGCAGCAGGTCGTCGACCGCTACGTCGAGCGCCGCCGCGACTACAAGACCTACATCACTGAAGGGGCGCATGTGGGGATGGTCAACGGGCTGGCAGTGATGGGCGCCGACTCGGGGCTCTCGGAGATGTCGGGCATCCTGATGCCCATCGTGGCGGAGGTGACGCCGGCCGCGTCGCGCTCCGAGGGGCGCACCGTCGCGACCGGCAAGCTGGGAGAAATCGCCAAGGAGGCGGTGCAGAACGTCTCGGCGCTGGTCAAGAAATATACGGGAGAGGACATCTCGAAATACGATATCCACGTCCAGTTCGTCGGCGCCTACGAAGGCGTCGAAGGCGACAGCGCGTCGGTGAGCATCGCCGCCGCGGTCATCTCCGCGCTGGAAGAGGCGGAGGTGGACCAGTCAATCGCGCTCACGGGGTCGCTCTCGGTGCGCGGGCAGGTGCTGCCAGTGGGCGGCGTCACCGCCAAGATTGAGGCTGCCGCCGAGGTGGGCATCCGCAAGGTGCTCATCCCCGAGGCCAATATGCAGGACGTGCTGCTCGAGTCGCACTACCGCGACAAAATCGAGGTGGTTCCGGTCGCGACGCTCAAGGATGTGCTCGACAATATCCTCATCGCCGGCCCCGGCAAGGAAGGCCTTCTGGAGAAGCTGGCACTGGCGCGCTTCCTGCCCGGCAAACTGCCGGGCACTTTGCCGAGTGCAGCCTAG
- a CDS encoding zinc metalloprotease HtpX, translating to MARLRLLLLFTLLTLLMMGVGLVAGAYYDTSPTGAMALFFIIAVLINIGSYFWSDKLVLRAYRARIIDEREAPQLFGVVKKVAQMNGLPMPRVAIVPSQTPNAFATGRSPQHAVVAATEGLLRMLDRDELEGVMAHEMGHVKNRDTLVMAVAATIAGAIAFAARMLWWNSLFGRGRNVHPALLILVIITAPLAAFLLQAAVSRQREFKADATAAALTNKPWALVNALRKLEHGNARRPMEVGSPTHAALCIANPLRGGDLLSSMFSTHPPMEARIAALEAL from the coding sequence ATGGCGCGCCTGCGGCTGCTGCTGCTCTTCACGCTCCTGACGCTGCTGATGATGGGCGTCGGCCTCGTTGCAGGAGCATATTACGACACCTCACCGACAGGAGCGATGGCGCTGTTCTTCATAATTGCGGTGCTAATCAATATCGGCAGCTACTTCTGGTCCGACAAGCTGGTGCTGCGCGCCTACCGCGCGCGCATCATCGACGAGCGCGAGGCGCCACAGCTCTTCGGCGTCGTGAAGAAGGTGGCGCAGATGAACGGCCTGCCGATGCCGCGCGTCGCCATCGTCCCGTCGCAGACGCCGAACGCGTTCGCGACCGGTCGCTCGCCGCAGCACGCGGTGGTGGCGGCGACCGAGGGGCTGCTGCGGATGCTCGACCGCGACGAGCTGGAAGGCGTGATGGCGCACGAGATGGGCCACGTCAAGAACCGTGACACGCTGGTGATGGCTGTCGCGGCGACAATTGCGGGCGCGATTGCCTTCGCGGCGCGGATGCTCTGGTGGAACTCACTCTTCGGCCGCGGCCGCAACGTCCACCCGGCGCTGCTGATTCTGGTCATCATTACCGCTCCATTGGCGGCGTTCCTGTTGCAGGCGGCGGTCTCGCGGCAGCGCGAGTTCAAGGCGGACGCGACCGCTGCCGCGCTGACCAACAAGCCGTGGGCGCTGGTCAACGCCCTGCGCAAGCTGGAGCATGGCAACGCCCGCCGGCCGATGGAGGTCGGCTCGCCGACCCATGCGGCGCTCTGCATCGCCAACCCGCTGCGCGGCGGCGACCTGCTCTCGAGCATGTTCTCGACGCACCCCCCAATGGAAGCGCGCATCGCCGCGCTCGAGGCGCTGTAA
- a CDS encoding oligosaccharide flippase family protein, with the protein MLARKVAVLIYGRAIAFGLSLAIPIALTRLLIRDEYGTYQQLVLVYVSIQALLLLGTPQSLQYFFPRMEAAERPQLIRQTWGLLGLASLFVILLFGAAQGMLEVWELSHPLKQYLLLLGVYTGLMLLVTPFQNLLVLEDRAKAAMWTMIGFSLLDLVVLPLAAWLNPSAMGMIHGILITATIKVLTVLAYIFPRYLRHGVSGAAFMREQLAYGIPVGLTALVYVINLNIDKYLVGIFFSTTIFAVYYIGSLWFPIFGWITQSAAQVVTPRMSAAHKEGRLSDIEKLYSESVHTLALVFLPFAVGLAIIAQPLIVFLFTADYSGAVPVFMIYLLLLPSRPFSLGWVLMASGQTHFLFRLAASMSIINVILSYTLLVTLEGDMRLLGIPVATVVVAWLSTIFVMRQTARTLKIPLSRLCPWRAIATATLVSLLAGVPAASLWVIGLRDEILLAGGLIVYCLAFLWLASRFGVLDIRDRKTFQALWPF; encoded by the coding sequence ATGCTGGCCCGCAAGGTGGCTGTTCTCATCTATGGTCGCGCCATCGCGTTTGGCCTGAGTCTGGCTATTCCAATCGCCCTGACACGCCTGCTCATAAGAGATGAATATGGCACTTACCAGCAGCTGGTCCTGGTCTACGTCTCCATACAGGCGTTACTCCTGCTTGGAACGCCCCAGTCCCTGCAATATTTTTTCCCGCGTATGGAGGCCGCAGAACGGCCGCAGCTAATCCGACAGACCTGGGGATTGCTCGGACTGGCATCGCTGTTCGTCATCCTGCTCTTCGGGGCCGCCCAAGGGATGCTGGAAGTCTGGGAGCTCTCCCACCCGTTGAAACAGTATCTCCTCCTGCTGGGCGTTTACACCGGGTTGATGCTGCTGGTAACGCCATTCCAGAACCTGCTGGTGCTTGAAGACCGCGCCAAAGCAGCGATGTGGACCATGATTGGATTCAGCTTGCTGGACCTCGTTGTGCTCCCGCTCGCAGCGTGGCTGAATCCTAGCGCCATGGGGATGATTCACGGAATCCTGATTACTGCCACGATTAAGGTCCTGACGGTCCTGGCATACATTTTCCCACGATACTTGCGCCATGGCGTTTCTGGTGCAGCCTTCATGCGCGAGCAGCTGGCCTATGGCATTCCAGTGGGGCTTACTGCCCTGGTCTATGTTATCAACCTGAACATCGACAAATATCTTGTGGGTATATTCTTCTCGACGACGATTTTTGCGGTTTATTACATTGGGTCGCTCTGGTTCCCCATTTTCGGCTGGATAACCCAGTCCGCAGCCCAGGTGGTGACGCCCAGAATGTCTGCTGCGCATAAAGAAGGGCGACTTTCGGATATCGAAAAACTCTATAGCGAAAGCGTGCATACGCTGGCACTGGTATTCCTGCCCTTCGCGGTGGGGCTGGCTATAATCGCCCAGCCGCTGATTGTTTTCCTGTTCACGGCCGACTATTCTGGTGCCGTGCCTGTCTTCATGATTTACCTGCTCCTGTTGCCAAGCCGCCCGTTCAGCCTGGGTTGGGTCCTCATGGCTAGTGGACAGACACACTTCCTTTTCCGGCTGGCCGCCTCCATGTCCATAATCAACGTAATCCTCAGTTATACTCTGTTAGTTACGCTGGAAGGCGATATGCGCCTCCTGGGGATTCCCGTTGCTACGGTAGTAGTAGCCTGGCTATCAACGATATTTGTCATGCGCCAGACGGCTCGTACCCTGAAAATCCCTCTCTCCCGGCTCTGTCCCTGGAGGGCAATTGCTACTGCAACGCTGGTTTCGTTACTGGCTGGCGTACCCGCAGCATCACTCTGGGTCATCGGTCTCAGGGACGAAATCCTGCTGGCTGGTGGCCTGATAGTTTACTGCCTTGCGTTCCTGTGGCTTGCCTCCCGGTTTGGTGTGCTGGATATCCGGGACCGCAAGACCTTTCAGGCCCTGTGGCCATTCTGA
- a CDS encoding CDP-glycerol glycerophosphotransferase family protein, whose amino-acid sequence MFPKTENLLLFPVQDRQEFRDNIRFFHDSASRHPEFECVILCYQKGGWNGDEAIFFHSLEGLLAWLRARIIIIHHGRGDIPYSDSMDFRRRKLINLWHGIPVKGIGYTAKNEDEQTLKQQFKVPRATICSSELDQLAMQASFRLPRQSVWTTGLPRNDMLLQAENDLAPDLREESAWFEAKLQGRKMVLYLPTWREELEDFTEFTREQCRKLGEMLERHDAVFCVKKHPNTPTLDFDGIEVLDVSDSPCREVGTLLRHAHILVTDYSSAWIDYLLLDRPVVSYCYDLESYIENRGLLYDYESIFPGRLNQTFDSFLAELQKALNNGTPDRQQVRAKRIFHKYCDGNNSRRVCDYLASELRVA is encoded by the coding sequence TTGTTTCCCAAGACTGAAAACCTGCTGCTCTTCCCGGTCCAAGACCGGCAGGAATTCCGTGATAACATTCGCTTCTTTCATGATTCAGCCTCCCGACACCCTGAATTTGAGTGTGTTATTCTCTGTTACCAGAAAGGAGGCTGGAATGGCGATGAGGCTATTTTCTTTCATAGTCTGGAGGGGTTGCTGGCCTGGTTGAGGGCCCGAATAATAATCATCCATCATGGCAGGGGTGACATACCATACTCGGATTCAATGGATTTCCGGAGGCGGAAATTAATCAACCTATGGCATGGTATCCCGGTCAAGGGAATCGGGTATACTGCCAAGAATGAAGACGAACAAACACTCAAGCAGCAATTTAAGGTCCCTAGGGCCACAATCTGTAGCTCAGAACTGGACCAGCTGGCAATGCAGGCCTCCTTCAGGCTGCCGCGGCAGAGTGTCTGGACCACGGGCCTGCCCCGAAATGACATGTTGCTCCAGGCTGAGAATGACCTTGCCCCGGACCTTCGGGAAGAGTCTGCCTGGTTCGAGGCAAAGCTCCAGGGCCGGAAAATGGTCCTGTACCTGCCCACCTGGAGGGAAGAGCTTGAGGACTTCACAGAATTTACCAGAGAACAATGCCGCAAGCTGGGTGAAATGCTGGAACGACATGATGCCGTATTTTGCGTGAAAAAACACCCGAATACACCGACCCTGGATTTTGATGGTATAGAGGTCCTTGATGTCTCTGATTCACCTTGCAGGGAGGTAGGTACCCTGCTCAGGCACGCCCACATCCTGGTAACCGATTATTCCAGTGCCTGGATTGACTACCTGTTGCTGGACCGCCCCGTTGTCAGCTACTGTTATGACTTGGAATCTTATATAGAAAATCGAGGCCTGCTCTATGACTACGAGTCTATTTTCCCCGGAAGACTCAACCAGACTTTTGACTCCTTCCTGGCTGAATTACAGAAGGCGTTGAATAATGGAACCCCTGACCGGCAGCAGGTTAGAGCGAAGCGCATTTTCCACAAGTATTGTGACGGGAATAATTCCCGGCGAGTTTGTGATTACCTGGCCAGCGAGCTCCGGGTTGCCTGA
- a CDS encoding glycosyltransferase family 4 protein, with protein sequence MRATLAEGDTPKSGRSASGNVRVLMVAPSVRVPDTLGQTLHQLALAEGLAAQGVAVTLLCRCGTARSENGVQLEPVPDRGLPGERLLFTRLAAGRVRELLGAGGFDLVHDRGYLFAGAGVREAARAGVPSVLQIDDNWLRSETTASRLARTWPYLEAARRSCREQVSLATGGFAVSRTLRQQAAHWHPDATGFAAIQNGYESGRFTQEAEPLGIREQLGLDGPLAVFVGALGPWHGTAELLALARALPQLAVVIAGGGYGLALPELPNLHHIGRLERADVPRLLAEADLGLAPYPTRDYGFSPLKIFEYMGCHLPVVATALPSVREATAGNALLTPPGEMAAGVKRLLDSPGLMERLGAAGHAFALRERTWERTVTRTLELYARFV encoded by the coding sequence ATGCGCGCCACGCTCGCCGAAGGCGACACCCCTAAAAGCGGACGCTCCGCCTCCGGCAACGTGCGGGTGCTGATGGTCGCGCCGTCGGTGCGAGTGCCGGACACGCTGGGGCAGACGCTGCACCAGCTGGCGCTGGCCGAAGGGCTGGCAGCGCAGGGAGTCGCGGTGACGCTGCTCTGCCGCTGCGGGACCGCGCGCAGCGAGAACGGCGTGCAGCTCGAGCCGGTGCCCGACCGTGGCCTGCCGGGAGAGCGACTGCTATTCACGCGGCTCGCCGCCGGGCGGGTGCGCGAACTGCTCGGTGCGGGCGGCTTCGACCTGGTGCACGACCGCGGCTACCTCTTCGCCGGGGCCGGCGTCCGCGAGGCGGCGCGGGCGGGGGTGCCGTCGGTACTGCAGATTGACGATAACTGGCTGCGGTCGGAGACTACGGCGAGCCGGCTGGCGCGGACCTGGCCCTACCTCGAAGCGGCGCGGCGGTCGTGCCGCGAGCAGGTGTCGCTGGCGACCGGTGGCTTTGCAGTGAGCCGCACGCTGCGGCAGCAGGCAGCGCACTGGCACCCCGACGCGACCGGCTTCGCAGCGATCCAGAACGGCTACGAGTCAGGGCGCTTCACGCAGGAAGCCGAGCCGCTCGGCATTCGCGAGCAGCTCGGCCTCGACGGCCCGCTGGCGGTCTTCGTCGGAGCGCTGGGGCCGTGGCACGGAACCGCCGAGCTGCTGGCGCTGGCGCGCGCGCTGCCGCAGCTGGCGGTCGTCATCGCTGGCGGCGGCTACGGGCTGGCGCTGCCGGAGCTGCCTAACCTGCACCATATCGGCCGGCTGGAACGCGCCGACGTGCCGCGGCTGCTGGCGGAAGCGGACCTCGGGCTGGCGCCCTACCCCACGCGCGACTACGGCTTCTCGCCGCTGAAGATTTTCGAATACATGGGCTGCCACCTCCCCGTCGTGGCGACCGCGCTGCCGTCGGTGCGTGAAGCGACCGCAGGGAACGCACTGCTGACGCCACCGGGCGAGATGGCCGCAGGTGTAAAGCGGCTGCTCGACTCGCCGGGATTGATGGAGCGGCTTGGCGCGGCGGGGCACGCTTTCGCACTCCGCGAGCGCACGTGGGAGCGCACCGTCACGCGGACGCTCGAACTCTATGCGAGATTCGTATGA